One window of Burkholderia vietnamiensis LMG 10929 genomic DNA carries:
- the thpR gene encoding RNA 2',3'-cyclic phosphodiesterase yields the protein MNGDRLRAFVALMPDRASSDALHALPVTRGARRTPAAQLHVTLAFIGAIERPRCDLLAARLPALAAAHALPLQPVERIAWWPSLPRARLIVAELAADPACAALNAALSAVLRELGVPADHRPFRPHVTLARLPRDADGQPAHGGAIGRPLALRFDALTLFESRLSHEGVSHVPIVSAPIAAAGG from the coding sequence ATGAACGGCGACCGGCTCCGTGCATTCGTCGCGCTGATGCCCGATCGGGCATCGAGCGACGCGCTGCATGCGTTGCCGGTCACGCGCGGCGCACGCCGCACGCCGGCGGCCCAACTTCACGTGACGCTTGCGTTCATCGGCGCGATCGAGCGCCCGCGGTGCGACCTGCTGGCCGCGCGTCTGCCGGCGCTCGCGGCCGCCCACGCGCTGCCGCTGCAGCCGGTCGAGCGGATCGCATGGTGGCCGAGCCTGCCGCGCGCCAGGCTGATCGTGGCCGAACTCGCGGCCGATCCCGCGTGCGCGGCGCTGAACGCGGCGTTGTCTGCGGTGTTGCGCGAGCTCGGCGTGCCGGCCGATCACCGGCCGTTCCGGCCGCACGTGACGCTCGCACGGCTGCCGCGCGACGCGGACGGGCAGCCCGCGCATGGCGGCGCGATCGGCCGGCCGCTCGCGCTGCGCTTCGACGCGCTGACGTTGTTCGAAAGCCGGTTGTCGCACGAAGGCGTGTCGCATGTGCCGATCGTGTCGGCGCCGATCGCGGCTGCGGGCGGGTAG